AAACCCTGACCTGTTAATGGCAGTAGATCAGAAAATTTAAATCATCAAACACTTAACtctctgcattctggtgaacttttatgcaccaatttaaAGAGTGAagaagaatgaaaaatgaattggggagacaaatgcacatgacATGTTCCCTGCTTCCACCCCCTGAAATCTGCACCTGTGCCTGGACCTGACCATTCCTATGattaaaaatgatatatttacGACAAAGCCTGCAAAACATATTCTGTTTAATCAAATCTATACAGCACCAAGAGACAAAAGGCTAAATAGAAACAGAGTTATAAAGGGGTGACATTTACAGAAATATAGAACAGAAACAAGTAAAACCTGTCAGAACACAATCTGCAGACGAATggcacaaaaataatcttttgaCAAACATAATATTTACTTGTTAGGGTTCGAAGATGATTCAGTTCATATCGGAAAATACAACTAAAACACTAAATGGTCCCTTAACACCATCAACTGCATGTGTAAATAATTCATGTTGAACATGAGGTCCAGATGGTCCGTCAGGGCTCACAGCAGGTTCAAATGATCAGACAATCCTGACACTCCACAGACCTacgaaaaagaaaaacaaagacaagcaCAGAGGACCAAATGACAGTTACTCAATCAGtttcaaacattttcatttcattgttaTGGACTTTTAAAGGCAAACTCTAGTATTCTTCCTGTTGGAGCCAATAtgggtgtttttgtttgctgtcaCACCACAAGGGGGCAGTCAATGTTCTTAGAATTGGTGATGGGTCACGTCAATCAATTAACACAGGTGTGGGGATCAGTGTGTTTGGACCACAGGAGGTGTTACGTTTCTTAACACAacacataatgttaaaacatAAGAAATTAGTCTAGTGAATAAATAGGTTTCTGTCAACTACCACCACCGAAGAACCAAAGAATACATTGCAAGAAAACACAAAGGTATGCGCGTGCAAGAAAACACTTAAGTGGTTCATTCATAGCAGTGGAAGCCGGCACTGGGCCAGTTTAGCCACTACACTTACACCTGGGCTCCATTTTCCGATGTGTTCTGATGTGAAACAGGCTCAAacatgtcaatttacatccattaaaagtgcttgtttttgccactgacaggctcagattgttattatgagTGGGttacattatggaaaggaccctacagagaaatttaacattttttcctAGCTTTCGCTTGTTCACAGTCACAGTTTGTTTTATGTCCGAGTCTCACTAACAACAAGTCTTGTTCTGTAATCTCATGAGAGGTGACATGTTGCAGGAACAAAATTTTGGACTCGCGAGTGAGAGTTGAAGAGAGGAGTGCCAGTAATAGTTTGTATTAGAGAACAGAATGTGAGTATTTTTCCAGTCTAAAAGATTTAGCTGATTTTGACAGTGTGAAAAAGTCTGCAagatttcagaacaagacttcTCATCGAGCGACATTTGGACACAAAATGGATGCACACAAGCGAATCATACGGAAAAACGTTTCATTTCTCTGTCACGtaatttccataatgttgttagacacttgtaataaaaatctgagcctgtccGTGGCAAAAGCATGCACTTTCAATTGACGTAAATTGATGGGGCACACCTGCCCTGAgtaattacactgcagcctTTACTGCCGCCTCCAACTGCAGCGCTTTTCCcccaatactggaccagttccCCTTTAATTCTATATTTTTACAATATGATTTCAGTAAGGAAGAGAAAGATATTCTGTGACGTTTCGTTGGCTTGATTTTGTCTTTAGCCCTCAAAAGTAGCATAACAGTTTttacaaaatacatgttaaaCTGGTATCATCACATATGGATACTGGGAAATTATCAGAGTTGAAAACTGGCTAACATGTCATCCGATGAGGGCttacaaaacagaaacagtcCCAAGTAGGAACATTTGTCAACACAATGTAAAACCATCAGTTTTCTCACTCTTCAGCTTACTTACTTTAACCCGTCATTGGTCACTGGAGGTCAGAGAGTTCGCTGGCTGTGGGACTTTCTGCTTCACCTTCTGGTTAAATGCTTCaagctaaaaataaaagaataacaGTGGTTGGAAAATGTAAAACtattgtgacattttaatttgtagCATGATCGCTTGTCTCAAAACACAAGTGTCAACATACAAACACAGGATAAATGTTTCATCAATAGGTTGGCACAGTACTCCATGAGAAAATGCTAACGTGCTAACACAAAAGTTCTGTGTCTGAAAATGCTGAGAAAGCATCTAGGAACATTCTTAAGACACTGAGAAACCTCAGAGTAGGACTTGACAGTAACTTATAAAGCTTCCTACtgtacactgtgacatcactgatttACACCACTGCAGAACAGTTGAATATATGATCACTTGTCATAGTTTTCTGAGAGATGCAATTTGAAATATCGATGGAAAAATCTGAAATGCTCAACATAGCACCACTTCTTTTAGGACAGGATTTACATGTATAGGTAAATTATAGATGATTTATTTAGGTATGTGTGCAATAATATGCCAAAATTAATAAATTGCATAACTATTGTGATCATATTAACCAAAAGGATATTTGCACGAGACTCTTAAGTAACAAGCCACACACATGAAGTAAATAATGAATGTATACATgtgataaaaattaaaaattgtgAACTCGATCATTTGATTCTGCTGCGTGATATGTCCTAGTTAGCCCCATCCGTTGATTGCCCATGCCCATATTAGCGCTTCATTATGTGTGTATCGTGCatactgcacaaacacacagccataGTTTTGCAAACAGAGTCTTGGCACATCTCCACTGACTGTTTGTCTTCTTTTCCACAGTCCAACTCACCTTTTAAACACATCTACACTGTAATATAGGGGGCATATCTCTTAGAAACAGTCCTGTCATCAGTAATACAAATGTGTGATTCAATTAATAAAACAGTGAGTGAATGCAGCTTGATTTTTTCGTAACCTGATGCTGTGTGGTTGCAAAATTATTTTGCTTTGCTTTATTTGAGATGCTTGATTTACTTTTGCAGAAATTATAAATAATTGTTggatgtgaaaaaaacaaatcatcacTGTTGTAAAGCTGCATTTTCCTTGTTGCTGGGAGGCTGCAAGGACTCTGGTTTTTGTGAAGAACGCATGCATTCTCTTTTGCATATCTCTCACAAAATTTGAGCATGTCTTATCTCAAAGCTGAACATCATCTCTTTCCCCCAACTCCTAACAGGGTCGGACACCTCTGTAGCTCTCCTTAATATTGTCCAAGGCAGGAGTGGTTTCCTATGTTAAGAAAGGTGATAACTGGCTTTTACTCCTGGTTCTGAAAGTAGGAAAAACATTTGCACCGATTTTTGGTCCAGGCCCTGAtccaaaaataaagtgtatctCTTGTTGCTATCACTCAAATTTAATTGAAATCCGTCTTTGATATATCCCGGTCAAAACCTCGATAACCTAACTTCCAAAAATGAGATGCATTAAGGAAGCTGACAAAACTAATAATCCACTAACCGTTTTCCTCAGTTTTGCCTTTACTTCCTCCTCTGTTGGCGgccgtttctcctcctctggctGCTCGGCTTCAGGGTCAccttcactgtcactgtcactgagcTGTGGAGCCTCCACAATCTCCACAGGATTTAGATTCTGCCTTGCCATTCTTTCTTGTATTTTTCGTTGTTTGATCATCTCTTTTCTCCTCGCCCACCGTGTGCGTTGCCTCTTCAAGCAGGTTTCTGGTTTCCCCTTCCTCTTATGGCCTTTTGTGAGTCCCTTTAGACAGCTTTCACTTGTCTGCTGCTTAGTGCTGATGACCTGCAGGCAGCGGGGGCCAGAGACGGACCCAGTTTGGCCTTCACTCGTAGACAGGTCTGGATTCACGAGTAAATTGAGGTCGTCTAGAATGCTCGGACGAGGGTAGATGAAGTGAGGTGCCACTACAGGGCGTGGATATTGATGGTAGGTGTTTTGTGGATAAGGAGAGCTGCTAGGGTAAGAGGGAGAAGCAATGGCACCCTGAGTATGTGTCGAGTAAGACTCTGTAGCATGGCTGTAAGTGCTGCTATGGTAGGCAGTATACTGGGAGTCCTGGGAAAAACTATAATCTGGATACGGAGGATAAGCAGCAGGCTGGGGATGTGGATACATTTGGTTCGGTGGGTATGGATGTTCATAAGTAGAGATCTTGTTCTCCCCGTACCTCTGTTCTTCTTTGCTGTGCTGGTTACTGTCTCTGCGGTTCAGTTCATCTCTGCTCCTGTCTCTCGAGCGGCTGCGCTCAGACCTTCGTTTCCTATCTCTGCTGCGGGAGCGAGACGGGCTGGGACTAAAGCTTCTAGACCTAGTCGACCttgagtaggaggaggaggaggaagaggaggagttaCTGTAATGTCTTTGGGGGCCCCTCTGCTGACtctcctgctctcctctgctgttAGCGCTTGTGTCTTCATGCTTCTTCCCATACAGCCTCTCCTGAGTCCGGTCTGCGAGTTTACTCATCTCTTCCACTTCCAGGCTCAACCCCAGAGTCTTAAGGATGTTCTGGAGCTGTTCACTCTGCTCCTTCACCTTTGGTTTTTCATCTTCTTTCTTCGTCCTCTTCTTCCCCGCCAAGGGAGACCTGGATCGCCTACTGGAGCTAAAATCTCTTacattcttcttctcctcttcatcagGTAGCGAATGTCTCTCATTGAGGGGTCGCTCTTGACTGGGCGGGTCAGTCGTCTTCTTTCCACTGTTGATCTGAGAGTGGCCCGGCAGCGAGGCTCCACAATTTGATTGCTGGTTCTCCTTCCtgaagggtggatctgacttgtTCTCCACAGCAGATGGCTGAACGTTCAGGAGCTCTCCACCTAACGGAAGATCACTGTCATCGTTGACAATCCTACTGAGGAAGTCCATGTCCACGCCTTTGTTGAGCACGCTGAGGAAGCGCTGGAAACCCTCGTTGATGCCGCTGTCCTTTGTGGCTAGTGAAGTAATGCTTTGACTCGGGGAAGGCAGCGTGACGTCAGGGACCTGGGAAGGGTCAGATATACAGAAACGTTACTTTCTGTTTAAACATTagttcaataaaacaaaaacttatAGCAACCACACAACTTTTTTCATACTCCATACTGTCTTTACGTGGAGTACCAAAAGTCAAAATTACAGTCTGACAAGAACATCAACTCCTGAAAGCCTGCTTTAATCCACTTCCTTTATGAGTTTCTACCAAATGAGGATTTCATATCTTGACTACAGTATCAAATTACATTATGATATCAGGTATCATCCTCTATTTTGGTAACTTCGCTTATCAAATACTTATGATGTAGctcaaatgtttttctttatgtttttctgGAACCTATCTGTCAAAGTCTGGATTTCTGAGGCCTATATTAATATTTCAGAGTCTGATAATGACATTGTGGCTTTGACTTAAAGAGTCCCAGGGAACGGAAAATAATAATGAGAGgtgctaaaaaacaaaattgggatGGCCGCAGGACAGAAGGTAGATGTAGGCTAAAAAAAAGCCAACTGTGATTAGACCACAACATTAATCTCTGACAAAGGTGCAAATGTTTTTCTGATCTTATGTAGCTATCACTCAAAGTACTTTACAACACAGCCAGACGATTTATCGGATCGGTTTGACgctatttaaaaacacaatgttgGACTTACTGAGTTGAGCATAACAAAACAATTACTCCAGTATTATCTCAATATTCAATGTGTTTTATGAGTATAAAAACACACGGTATACAGTTAAACCATGTCTGTCAAATCCAATCATTTTTCTTGGGTTTTACTTAGAAAAGATCTTCTAATTTTCAGTAATGCCAATCTTATACTGTGACAGACTTTGGTATGTATAAGACTGTCTATTTCTGTTTCAACTACAACCAACCTGAAATTATGATCTTCTATGTTCATTCTcctaaaaataaatttgatgaCAAATTTGTCCTAAGACATGTGACTGTCTGAGTAATTATGAGTTAACCACATGGCCCACCCTGTCCAGCAGCCCTGGACAGGGTGTCCCTTGTCTCGCAACCAGTGTATTTTGGGAAAGGTCTCAGCCCCCAGCAGCCCTGGACAGGGTAAGTGAGTATCgaaaggcctttttttttttaaattgccatCGCAATGTCAGGTTGCACAATATACACATTGCAAAAGACTGCAATACTGCACTCAGGAATTTTTTAATTGGTTGAAAATATCAGTTAAAATGCACTTTAAAACGTGACTATCATTCTTTTTAAATTGGTGCTTGTTCAATAAAAGAATTCTGGAAACATTtccctttcatttttttaattcaacatgcCTTTTGTAGTATTTTAGTAGTatactgaaagcagcagaaaggcaGAGCCATTAATTTATCACAAGTAATAACGTTATGATATTCAACAACGTTATCACGTATCTCATGTTTTCCTAATGTCATGCAGCCTTCGTATAAAAAaacatggatggatgggtgtATTTGATGATTATTAAAATCTACTCAACTTTAAGATAACATACAAATTTcatgtgtgattttgtttttggtcttttattgtagtttttgtatattttgaaaTCTATGTATCTGATTATTAAATATAACATGAAGCTGGTGGCTATTTTCTACAAAGTAAAGGGCAAAAATATTACAaacctctctgctctctggtaAAACACAAGGATCACTACATCTCTGCTTCATTAATGCCTTCACTCTGAGCTTCAGTGGATGGTTGTCCTGCAGCAAACCACCTTTGCTCAGGCTGGATGAGTTTATTCtctctctgagtgagtggaCCTGAAAAAAGAGGCGGAAACACAGTATTCAGTATATTATCCAGGAAGCACTAGACAAACTGAAAAGCATTGTATGATTGATTATCTGATCTATCAATCTACAACTCACCTTTGAGAAAAAGCCAGGAGGATGACGCTGCCGCAAAATTTCATTCACCCTGTCTTTCAGAgatgcatgtttgcatgtggcTGATTGTTCATTATGGGGATAATCTGGAGGTGTCGTATTCCTCCCAAAAGGTTCAACTGTTTTCAGAGCAATAGAGGCTTTCTTCATCATTATCCGCTCCTCTATCTCTCTGAGCTCTTTCCGCTTCCTCGCCAGCTCTGGATCCTCTTCATCCATTTCAAGTGGTTCTCCATCTGGGTCCTCCACTTCTGGCTCCTTCATGTAGAAGTTATGCGGGGGAGGAGTGATCACCCTCCTTCCCACATTCACTCCCATCATGCTGCTGTGTGCTTCATCAACAGTGTGTCTTGAGTATTCACAGTAGGTGTCCCACTTATCATTAGTTCTTGGGGTGTTCTCCATGATGTTATTAACATCACTGGGGTGATGTGGGTGCAGATTTCTCTGTGGTGTTCTGTAAGCATCCCAGTCCAGTGGATTCATCCTTCAGCCAGCCTCTCTGTCGGTTTATGCAGCCAGTGCACTCCCTGTAAAGTGGAAACAATGTGAAGAAAGTATTGTTTAATCACAACAAACCTGTGTGCAGTCTGTTACTTTACTGACAACACAGTAACCTCGTCTAATGGAAAATATCACCTGCTTTTTGGACAAGCCTCCTTGTCGCGACCAACACATTTCTTGCAGTACCAAAGACTTTAACTCGGCTTAAATACTGGCTACTTCTGAGAGAAGACAAAGCGTGTCCTCTATGGCACGGTAACACGGTGTAATATGAGTGATTTGCCAAATTAAGACCGACCAGATAGCCAAACTGACATACGTTAACTGCTGTTTTTAGATAGCTTAGCTTGGCAGCTAACAGACTGTTTACAGCGGATCAAGCTATCATTTCCTGTGACGTATCACGGAAAAAGTGTTATTTTAAGGCTCATACTTCGCATAATGAAATACTTGAgtaataaaatgacaaaactgACCTTTAGTGAGCTTTAGAAACAAGCAACGACAACCGTTAGTGTTGAAAAATAGCTTCAACTGTAGGTGAGCGGCCAAGAATGCCCCTCACTGCTTCGGTGGTGTTGGAGTTGTTAACAACGCCACCTGCTGGACGGAGTAACGACACTGCAGTAATAATTCCTCATATTATTTCATGGGCCACATCAAATCcagtttgatctcaagtgggccagaccagtaaaaccattgtataataacctataaattaAACCTCAAAATTTGCACATCAAAATGTCCCTTTGTCTAAGATGTACAAATACATTATTTAACGTTTACCCATTTACAGAACAGATGAACAGCCTAGGATTTTTCAAGAACAAATGTAATttcaacaaaatgtcaaattttttccacattcagtcagtctactactGACTGTCGTTATATGTGCATTTTTACATATATTTCtactcctgtgtagtaatgctgTCATCACCACACCACACTAAAGTGGAAGTTATTGAGGAAGCCGGTGAAGTTATCACTcgccttacaaaccatttacagaTCAAAAGTGTTTGTTCTTAAGTCAGTGCCAAGCTGCCTTTGCTGAGCCCAATATATTTCTGCAATAGCCCGCAAACAGAAGTGGTGATCAGACTtcctaaaataaaatcaaaacaaaatcataaaGTTCAGTAGAGTGGGTGT
The window above is part of the Epinephelus moara isolate mb chromosome 5, YSFRI_EMoa_1.0, whole genome shotgun sequence genome. Proteins encoded here:
- the LOC126391015 gene encoding pinin-like isoform X1, with the protein product MNPLDWDAYRTPQRNLHPHHPSDVNNIMENTPRTNDKWDTYCEYSRHTVDEAHSSMMGVNVGRRVITPPPHNFYMKEPEVEDPDGEPLEMDEEDPELARKRKELREIEERIMMKKASIALKTVEPFGRNTTPPDYPHNEQSATCKHASLKDRVNEILRQRHPPGFFSKVHSLRERINSSSLSKGGLLQDNHPLKLRVKALMKQRCSDPCVLPESREVPDVTLPSPSQSITSLATKDSGINEGFQRFLSVLNKGVDMDFLSRIVNDDSDLPLGGELLNVQPSAVENKSDPPFRKENQQSNCGASLPGHSQINSGKKTTDPPSQERPLNERHSLPDEEEKKNVRDFSSSRRSRSPLAGKKRTKKEDEKPKVKEQSEQLQNILKTLGLSLEVEEMSKLADRTQERLYGKKHEDTSANSRGEQESQQRGPQRHYSNSSSSSSSSYSRSTRSRSFSPSPSRSRSRDRKRRSERSRSRDRSRDELNRRDSNQHSKEEQRYGENKISTYEHPYPPNQMYPHPQPAAYPPYPDYSFSQDSQYTAYHSSTYSHATESYSTHTQGAIASPSYPSSSPYPQNTYHQYPRPVVAPHFIYPRPSILDDLNLLVNPDLSTSEGQTGSVSGPRCLQVISTKQQTSESCLKGLTKGHKRKGKPETCLKRQRTRWARRKEMIKQRKIQERMARQNLNPVEIVEAPQLSDSDSEGDPEAEQPEEEKRPPTEEEVKAKLRKTLEAFNQKVKQKVPQPANSLTSSDQ